From Candidatus Neomarinimicrobiota bacterium:
TAAACAGGATGATTGATCTGACCATGGTAAGTCCGGCAGAAGGCTAAGAGATAAATTGATCGATACAGTTCTCGATGGAAAATTGTGAAGTGTGGTCAATCTGAAATGAGTTATGGATATATTCATCGCGTTTATCAACGTGGTAGAAAGATTTATAGTGATCTTTGCGGGAGGTGATATCTTTCAGTGCCTCCACCAGTGCGTCCACATCTTCCTCTGTGGTGTATATGGCGATGCTTGCCCGCACCATGCCGCGCTTGAGGTGGTAGACTGATTCGATATCTTCCATCTCAATATCTTCAACCATTTCAAGAAGGTCGTCCATGATCATCTCCTTCACGTATGGGTGAGCGCAGAAGCATTCATTCCTGACTGATATGTTGAAATAGTCGTTCAGGATTGCTGCCACCAGTCCGTGATCCATCTCCTTGATATTGAACGAAATTGATGCCGTCCGCTGGCATACGTCAGGGTCCAGTTCACCGTAGATTGTCAGGTCTGGAATCGTCTTCATCTTTGCCAGTGCCGTAGCGATAAGTGCTTCTTCTTCTTGCATGAGGAACGTCATACCGATACGGTCCAGAATATCGATAGCCGCCGCCAGACCGATGGCGCCGGGGATGTTTGGTGTGCCGGCTTCTTCCCGGTCGGGGAAGTAGTCTTTGATCCGGTAGCTGTCCACGAAGACGTCGTCCACCATACCGCCGCCCACCTCCTCAGGCTCAATCTGACTGAGAAGATCTTTACGTGCTACTATTACGCCCGGAGAGCCGGGAACATAAGTCTTATGACCGGAGAAAACGAGAGCGTCGATATTCTGGAGCGGATTCTCAGGGATCGTCATTTTCAGGGGAATATGGGCCGCAAGCTGAGCGCCATCCACCAGGAAGAGGGCGTCATATTTATGACTTATCTCGGCAGCTTCATTGATAGGGTTGATGATACCAGTCACATTACTGACGCCTGTCATGGCCACATAGTTGATCTGCCCTTTACGCTCCTTGAGGACGGCTTCGAGACTGTCCAGGCAGACGCATCCAGGACTGCCGTTACTCATCTTCAATGGAATGTGCACTACTTCTTTCATATGCTTGCGATGGGGGAGATCGTTGGAGTGATGTTCCATGATTGAGACGGCGGCGACTTGTTTGTCCGGCCTGATATCGCGGAAGATACGGGCCAGACGGTTAATACCAGCGGTAGTTCCGCTCCCGGTGAAAAAGCATGTATAGTTTTCCGGATCGGCACCCAGAAAAGAGACAATCCTATCGTGCGCCCAGGCGTATTCATTTGTGGAAATCTTTGCCCCGAAGTGCAGAATACTGTGGGTGTTGGCGTAGTGACCATAGAATTGTTCAACGACGTCATGAGCTGCTTTCATCATGAGAGTAGTAGCCGTTGAATCGAGATAGATTCGCCGTGTTGTTGCACCCGTGGCGAGAGTATATTCAGTATCGAGACCGATGAATTCGCGCCTGATCTTCCGGTAAAGGGGCTCTCCTGTGAGAATGGTTGAGTTCACGATTTTATAATTTACTTGAAGTGAGTTTCAGGGACAAACTGAAAGGATCAATGCTCCTGAAATGTGATGCACTTGTTATACCACTCCTTATAGGTAATCCGCTGATGGATGAAATGGTTGATTGTGCATTTGGCGTCGCCGGTGCAGACCACGGGTGCTATCCCTTTGCTGTCGGTGTGAAGGACGGCTACGAACAGCTTGGGCGGCCGTTTGAAGTATTGGCTCAGTGCCAGCATGGCGTCAAATGCATAGCCGAGGTTTTCCGTCTGGTTATTTCGATTGACCCGCACGTTGACCTGGAAAACCTTGCCGCGCTGTGGATGACGATAGATCTCTGCGCCGAGGAAATCGGGTGACTGTCTCATTTTCTTGAAGTAGCTTGGTGTCATGGCGATGATCTGGTTATCGGAAAATTTCGGCCGGTCAGCCCTTGCCGGCTGGATCAGGCATAGAGTGGCTATGAGCACAATCAAAAAACCGTTAACTGTTGATCTTGGCATAGAGTTTTCCCCTATTAGAGAGATGAGA
This genomic window contains:
- a CDS encoding aminotransferase class V-fold PLP-dependent enzyme, whose product is MNSTILTGEPLYRKIRREFIGLDTEYTLATGATTRRIYLDSTATTLMMKAAHDVVEQFYGHYANTHSILHFGAKISTNEYAWAHDRIVSFLGADPENYTCFFTGSGTTAGINRLARIFRDIRPDKQVAAVSIMEHHSNDLPHRKHMKEVVHIPLKMSNGSPGCVCLDSLEAVLKERKGQINYVAMTGVSNVTGIINPINEAAEISHKYDALFLVDGAQLAAHIPLKMTIPENPLQNIDALVFSGHKTYVPGSPGVIVARKDLLSQIEPEEVGGGMVDDVFVDSYRIKDYFPDREEAGTPNIPGAIGLAAAIDILDRIGMTFLMQEEEALIATALAKMKTIPDLTIYGELDPDVCQRTASISFNIKEMDHGLVAAILNDYFNISVRNECFCAHPYVKEMIMDDLLEMVEDIEMEDIESVYHLKRGMVRASIAIYTTEEDVDALVEALKDITSRKDHYKSFYHVDKRDEYIHNSFQIDHTSQFSIENCIDQFIS